The Hymenobacter canadensis genomic interval CTGATCTCTGTCTTTGTGACTGCGTGTAAAAATCATGAAGGTGATGTTATTATAGTGCCAAATAAATATACAGGCTATATTATTATCATACATGGTCAATCATCACCAAAGAGTCAAGAATACACTGGTAGAAGAATAATCTACCGAATTCCTAAAAGTGGCATTTTGCAAACTCGTTTTTCAGTCAATGAAGACTGGGTTAAATTTCCTAATTTTTATTATGGTGATATCAACACTGAAAATAAAATATATTTCGAAAGTAACCCATCAAAAATCCCTGACAGTATTCATGTCGCATCAGGAGGAAGCATATACACCACAGGCGGAAACACAAAAAACAAACTAACATATACTGTATATTATATTGGCAATAGGGCTCAAACAAATAAGGCATTTTTAGATGTTGAAAGCATTAACCCAGACATATTATTAAGGAAATAATATTTAAATATTTCGTGTCTCAATGCTTTGCTGCTCAAACTTAATTGAATGCGAAAATAATCGATAATGGCCTTGGTCAAAAGTTTGGCATAGATGATACGGTGATGGCAAGCAAGTGCTAAGCTGAGGTAATATAGCTAAAACGGACAGCGCTGAGTCCTAACTTCCGCTGCCCATGACTGAAAAATCGAATCCTGGCGGCTTTCCCACCACACGTGAGAAATATACACCTGCTTTCAGAACGGAGTGCGTGCGCCCGAGGTGGCTCGTGCGCAAGGCATTTCGTCCACGCTGTTGGGGCATTGGCAACGCCAGGCCTTAGAAGCCGCTGTACGCTTCCCTATTCGATAAGCCAATGGTAGGCAGAGGTTAAGCTGCTTGTTTAAATTCGAGTGGGGTCATAAAATTCAAGGCTTGGTGTGGCCGTTGCGTGTTATAATCGTGCCGCCACTCGTCCACCAGCTGGCGCACATGGGCCAGTGAGCGAAACAGGTGGGCGTCGAGCAGTTCGCGGCGAAACGAGCCGTTGAAGCGTTCGATATAGGCATTCTGCGTCGGCTTGCCGGGCTGAATCCAGTGCAGGATAACGCCTTGCTGCTCACACCACTCGCTCAATTTGGCGCTGATGAACTCAGGCCCGTTGTCGGTGCGCAACTGCGCAGGACGGCCATAGCACTCGACTAAGCGCGTGAGCACCTGCACAACGCGACTGGCCGGCAAGGAAAAATCTATCTCCACGCCCAGCAGCTCGCGGTTGTAATCGTCGAGCACGTTCAAGGTCCGGAACCGGCGGCCATCGGTCAACACATCGCTCGTAAAGTCGAGCGACCAGCACCCGTTAGCGGCCTCGGGCACGGTCAAGGGCTGCTTCACGCGGGCGGGCAGGCGCTTTTTCAGGCGTCGAGGCAGGTTGAGCGCCAGGGCCCGATAGATGCGTAACGTGCGTTTATGGTTGATGATCAGTCCATTTATGGTTATGTGGAATATGTTGAGCGATTTTATGCCTTATTATGGTTGCGAAGACATAAAATCACCTTAAGCTACAGTCGTAGCTGCTTCCATCGTCGGCACAGATTATTGGGCTGTATTTCTATTTGGCTAGGGAAGGTATTCTGTCCAGCCGTTAAGGCGCTTGTAGCGAGTGGGCACTAGGGGTAGCGCAAGACTAAGAACAGAAATTCCCGTTAGGAAAATCTGAGCAGGTTCAGTGCCTCAAAAAACGTTCGTTTTACCGCTTCTGCCCCCACACGCCACGCCTATGGCCTTGGTTAAAAGTTTGGTGCAAAGGTTAAACGAACGGTCCAGTTGAGGGCTCCCATTGGAAGGCAGATAGGGCCTCTACATCAAAGCGAGTCTTTCAGAGCCTCGTCAGAGAAATCGAACTTCCCGTGCAGGTTGATGTGCTGCCAACTCAAGGGGCGAGATGCGGGGCGATGGCTACGGCAGCTGGACGGGGTTTGCCTCCGCGACGCCAGGGCTTCCGCCTCAAATCCGGCTGCCTGCATTTGCCCGGCGCTTCCGCGCCGGGACCTCGGCAGTCGGGTTCGTGACGGGGCTATAGCCCCTCCCGGCGGCCGGTCCGGCAAGGGCTAAAGCCCCAAAACCCCACTTCGCGCCGGCATCCCGGCGCGGAAGCGCCGGGCAAATCCATCAATAGTAGGTTGATGCGGAAGCCCTGCCGCGCCGGTAGCTCGTTTGGGGACGCGAACTACAAAGTTCGCGCTACTGTATAGCAGCCGGAGAACCGCTCTAATGAGGTAACAGGCAGGCCCGGTTGGGCTCCTGTCTGCTACCTCCCGGCGAGCTCCCTGGTGGGTGGGCGCCCGGCCGGCTACCCCGCCGCGCCACCGGGGCCGGGGCGGCTGCTTGCGGCGGCGGCGGCGCGGCGGCCGCCCCGGCCCCGGCCCCCCGCCCCCGCAAGGCAGGGCTGAAAGCGCGTAGCGCTCCAGGTGATGTACGGCGGTAGCGACGCCCTATTCGGCGGCTCGTCGTTGAACAACACCTTGGAACAATGCGCCCCAGTGGGCGAGCCGCCGCCGCCGCCACCCCCACTGGGGCGGGTTCTTTTTTTCCGGCCGTCGCGGCAGGTCTGCGCTCCCCGGCCGGCCCAGCTAACCTCGTGAGCGGCCGGATTTTGTCGGCAGCTAACTGTGGTGGTTATTTGGTGAGCGGATAGGACGATTCGTACCTTTATCGAAAATGTAAAATTCTCACTATTTACTGGGCATCATTAGCGTTTGCTTTTGTCCTGGCCTTCACCCCCGGACCTGGCACGTCTGCGCACTGTAATGATGCACTTCTATTCTTTGGCCGCCCGCGCGGCGCGGCCCGCCCTGCTGGGCACTTTCCTTGCGCTGCTGGCGTGGCTGCTGCCGGGCACGGCGGGGGCGCAGGCCATCACGGGCTTCACGCCCGTGAGCGGGCCGGTGGGCACGAGCGTGACGCTCACGGGCACGGGCTTCAACGCCACGGCGGCCCAGAACGTGGTGTTCTTCGGGGCTACGCAGGCGGCCGTGACGGCGGCCAGCCCGACGAGCCTGACCGTGACCGTGCCGCCGGGCACCACCTACCAGTACCCTACCGTGACCAACCTGGCCACGGCCCTGACGGCCTACGCCGCCCAGCCCTTCGTCGTGACCCTGAACGGAACCGTGGCCTTCGCGGCCAAAGCCGACTTTGCCACCGGCACGGACCCCTACTCGGTGGCCATCGGGGATGTGAACGGGGACGGCAAGCCCGACCTGGTCGTGGCCAACGCGGGCAGCAACACGGTGTCGGTGCTGCGCAACACGAGCACGGCCGGCACGGTCAGCTTCGCGGCCAGAGTCAACTTTGCCACCGGCACGAATCCCCTCTCGGTGGCCATCGGGGACGTGGACGGGGACGGCAAGCCCGACCTGGCCGTGGCCAACGTTGGCAGCAACACGGTGTCGGTGCTGCGCAACACGAGCACGGCGGGCACAGTTAGCTTCGCGGCCAGAGTCAACTTTGCCACCGGCGCGAATCCCCGCTCGGTGGCCATCGGGGACGTGAACGGGGACGGCCAGCCCGACCTGGCCACGGCCAACTTCTTCAGCAACACGGTGTCGGTGCTGCGCAACACGGGGGCGGCGGGCACGGTCAGCTTTGCGGCCAAAGCCGACTTTGCCACCGGCGGCAGTCCCTACTCGGTGGCCATGGGGGACGTGACCGGGGACGGCCAGCCCGACCTGGCCGTGGCCAACTCCAACAGCAACACGGTGTCGGTGCTGCGCAACACGGGGGCGGCGGGCACGGTCAGCTTCGCGGCTAGTGCCGACTTTGCCACCGGCGACAGTCCCCGCTCGGTGGCCATCGGGGACGTGACCGGGGACGGCAAGCCCGACCTGGCCACGGCCAACTTCTTCAGCAACACGGTGTCGGTGCTGCGCAACACGGGGTCGACCGGCGCGGTCAACTTCGCGGCCAGAGTCAACTTTGCCACCGGCACGAATCCCGTCTCGGTGGCCATCGGGGACGTGGACGGGGACGGCAAGCCCGACCTGGCCGTGGCCAACTCCAACTCCACCAGCAACACGGTGTCGGTGCTGCGCAACACGGTGTCGGCGGGCACGGTCAGCTTCGCGGCCAAAGCCGACGTTGCCACCGGCAGCCTTCCCCTCTCGGTGGCCATCGGGGACATGGACGGGGATGGCAATCCCGACCTGGCCACGGCCAACGACGGCAGCAACACGGTGTCGGTGCTGCGCCAGGTGCCGCTGGCCATTACGGGCTTCACGCCCGCGAGCGGGCCGGTGGGCACGAGCGTGACCCTCACGGGCACGGGCTTCAACGCCACGGCGGCCCAGAACGTGGTGTTCTTCGGGGCCACGCAGGCGGCCGTGACGGCGGCCAGCCCCACCAGCCTGACCGTGACCGTGCCGCTGGGCACCACCTACCAGTACCCCAGCGTGACCAACCTGGCCACGGCCCTGACGGCCTACGCCGCCCAGCCCTTCGTCGTGACCCTGAACGGGGCCGTGGCCTTCGCGGCCAAAGCCGACGTTGCCACCGGCGGCAGTCCCTATTCGGTGGCCATCGGGGACGTGGACGGGGACGGCAAGCCCGATCTGGCCGTGGCCAACTCCTTCAACAACACGGTGTCGGTGCTGCGCAACACGAGCACGGCCGGCACGGTCAGCTTCGCAGCCAAAGCCGACTTTACCACCGGCCCGAATCCCTTTTCGGTGGCCATCGGGGACGTGGACGGGGACGGCAAGCCCGACCTGGCCGTGGCCAACGCCAACTTCAGCGGCACGGTGTCGGTGCTGCTCAACACGAGCACGGCGGGCACGGTCAGCTTCGCCCCCAGAGCCGACTTTGCCACCGGCAGCTATCCCGTCAGGGTGGCCATCGGGGACGTGAACGGGGACGGCCAGCCCGACCTGGCCGTGGCCAACTCCAACACCAGCGGCACGGTGTCGGTGCTGCGCAACACGGGGGCGGCGGGCACGCTCAGCTTCGCGGCCAAAGCCGACTTTGCCACCGGCAACGGTCCCACCTCGGTGGCCATCGGGGACGTGGACGGGGACGGCCAGCCCGACCTGGTCGTGGCCAACTCCAGCAACACGGTGTCGGTGCTGCGCAACACGGGGGCGGCGGGCACGGTCAACTTCGCGGCCAAAGCCGACTTTGCCACTGGCAACTATCCCTACTCGGTGGTCATCGGGGACGTGGATGGGGACGGCCAGCCCGACTTGGCCGTGGCCAACTACTTCAGCAACACGGTGTCGGTGCTGCGCAACACGGCGGCGGCGGGCACGGTCAGCTTCGCGGCCAAAGCCGACTTTGCCACCGGCAGCCGTCCCACCTCGGTGGCCATCGGGGACGTGGACGGGGACGGCCAGCCCGACCTGGCCACGGCCAACTACGATAACGCCACGGTGTCGGTGCTGCGCAACACCGGGGCGGCGGGCACGGTCGGCTTCGCGGCCAAAGCCGACTTTGTCACCGGCAGCTATCCCCGCTCGGTGGCCATCGGGGACGCGGACGGGGACGGCAAGCCCGACCTGGCCGTGACCAACGCGGGCAGCAGCACGTTGTCGGTGCTGCGCCAGGTGATTCCGCCGCCCACCATCACCAGCTTCACGCCCGCGAGCGGGCCGGTGGGCACTGCTGTGACCCTCACGGGCATGGGCTTCAACGCCACGGCGGCCCAGAACGTGGTGTTCTTCGGGGCTACGCAGGCGGCCGTGACGGCGGCCAGCCCCACCAGCCTGACCGTGACGGTGCCGCTGGGCACCACCTACCAGTACCCCAGCGTGACCAACCTGACCACGGCCCTGACGGGCTACGCCGCCCAGCCCTTCGTCGTGACCCTGAACGGGACCGGGGCCTTCGCGGTCAAAGCCGACGCGGCCACCGGCGCGACTCCCTACTCGGTGGCCATCGGGGACGTGAACGGGGACGGCCAGCCCGACCTGGCCGTAGTCAACGAAGGTAGCAACACGGTGTCGGTGCTGCGCAACACGAGCACGGCGGGCACGGTCAGCTTCGCGGCCAAAGCCGACTTTGCCACAGGCACGAATCCCTATTCGGTGGCCATTGGGGACGTGGACGGGGACGGCCAGCCCGACCTGGCCGTGGCCAACGCCAACAGCAACACGGTGTCGGTGCTGCGCAACACGAGCACGGCGGGCACGGTCAGCTTCGCGGCCAAAGCCGACTTTGCCACCGGCGACAGTCCCAACTTGGTGGCCATCGGGGACGTGAACGGGGACGGCAAGCCCGACCTGGCCGTGGCCAACGCCAACAGCAACACGGTGTCGGTGCTGCGCAACACGGGGGCGGCGGGCGCGGTCAGCTTCGCGGCCAGTGCCGACTTTGCCACCGGCAACGGTCCCTTTTCGGTGGCCATGGGGGACGTGACCGGGGACGGCCAGCCCGACCTGGCCACGGCTAATTACGGCAGCAACACGGTGTCGGTGCTGCGCAACACGAGCACGGCGGGCGCGGTCAGCTTCGCGGCCAAAGCCGACTTTGCCACCGGCAACGGTCCCTCTTCGGTGGCCATCGGGGACGCGGACGGCGACAGCCAGCCCGACCTGGTCGTGGCCAATTACGGCAGCAACACGGTGTCGGTGCTGCTTAACACGAGCACGGCGGGCGCGGTCAGCTTCGCGGCCAAAGCTGACTTTGCCACCGGCAACAGTCCCTATTTGGCGGCCATCGGGGACGTGGATGGGGACGGCAAGCCCGACCTGGCCGTGGCCAACGCCAACAGCAACACGGTGTCGGTGCTGCGCAACACGGGGGCGGCCGGCGCGGTCGGCTTCGCGGCCAAAGCCGACGTTGCCACCGGCACGGGGCCCGTCTCGGTGGCCATCGGGGACGTGGATGGGGATGGCAAGCCCGACCTGGCCGTGGCCAACTCCAGCGGCAACACGGTGTCGGTGCTGCGCCAGTTGACTCCGCCGCCCACCATCACGGGCTTCACGCCCGCGAGCGGGCCGGTGGGCACGAGCGTGACCTTCACGGGCACGGGCTTCAACGCCACGGCAGCCCAGAACGTGGTGTTCTTCGGGGCCACGCAGGCGGCCGTGACGGCGGCCAGCCCGACGAGCCTGACCGTGACCGTGCCGCCGGGCACCACCTACCAGTACCCCAGCGTGAGCAACTTGGCCACGGCCCTGACGGCCTACGCCGCCCAGCCCTTCGTCGTGACCCTGAACGGGGCCGGGGCCTTCGCGGTCAAAGCCGACGCGGCCACCGGCGCGACTCCCTACTCGGTGGCCATCGGGGACGTGGACGGGGACGGCAAGCCCGACCTGGCCGTGGCCAACTACGGTAGCAACACGGTGTCGGTGCTGCGCAACACGAGCACGGCGGGCGCGGTCAGCTTCGCGGTCAAAGCCGACTTTGCCACCGGCAACGGTCCCTATTCGGTGGCCATTGGGGACGTGGACGGGGACGGCAAGCCCGACCTGGCCGTGGCCAACTACGGCAGCAACACGGTGTCGGTGCTGCGCAACACGGGGGCGGCGGGCACGGTCGGCTTCGCGGCCAAAGCCGACTTTGCCACTGGCACGAATCCCTATTCGGTGGCCATTGGGGACGTGAACGGGGACGGCCAGCCCGACCTGGCCGTGGCCAACTCCACCAGCAGCACGGTGTCGGTGCTGCGCAACACGGGGGCGGCCGGCGCGGTCGGCTTCGCGGCCAAAGCCGACTTTGCCACCGGCAACGGTCCCTATTCGGTGGCCATCGGGGACGTGAACGGGGACGGCCAGCCCGACCTGGCCGTGGCCAACTACTTCAGCAACACGGTGTCGGTGCTGCGCAACACGGCGGCGGCGGGCACGGTCGGCTTCGCGGCCAAAGCCGACTTTGCCACCGGCAGCCGTCCCACCTCGGTGGCCATCGGGGACGTGAACGGGGACGGCCAGCCCGACCTGGCCGTGGCCAACGCCACCAGCAACACGGTGTCGGTGCTGCGCAACACGGGGGCGGCCGGCGCGGTCGGCTTCGCGGCCAAAGCCGACTTTGCCACCGGCAACAGTCCCGATTTGGTGGCCATCGGGGACGTGAACGGGGACGGCCAGCCCGACCTGGCCGTGGCCAACTCCGCCAGCAACACGGTGTCGGTGCTGCGTAACACGGGGGCGGCCGGCGCGGTCGGCTTCGCGGCCAAAGCCGACGTTGCCACCGGCGCGGGTCCCTTTTCGATGGCCATTGGGGACGTGGACGGGGATGGCCAGCCCGACCTAGCCACGGCCAACGCCACCAGCAGCACGGTGTCGGTGCTGCGCCAGGTGCCACCCGCCCCGATCATCACCAGCTTCACGCCCGTGAGCGGGCCGGTGGGCACGCGCGTCACCATCACGGGCATCAACCTGGGCAGCGCCAGCAACGTGCGCTTCAACGGCACGGCCCAGACGGTTTTCACCAGCAACAGCGCCACCCAGCTGGTGCTCAACGTGCCGGCCGGGGCCACTACCGGCACCCTCACCGTGACCACGCCCGGCGGCACCAGCGCGGCCAGCAGCCAGACGTTCACGGTAGTGCCGCCCCCCACGGTCACGGGCGTGAGCCCGGCGGCCGAGCTGCCCGGCACGGTGGTGACCCTCACGGGCACGGGCTTCACGGCCGGCAGCACGGTGAGCTTCGGCGGCACGGCCGCCGCCAGCGTCAGCGTCGTGTCGGCCACCACGCTCACGGCCACCGTGCCAGCCAGCCTGGCCGCCGGCAGCGCCCCGGTAAGCGTAACGACGGGGGACGGCACCAGCGCTACCCAGCCCTTCAGCGTGCTGGCCGTGTACGACGGCGGCAGCGTGGGGGCCTGTGCCGCTGCCGTGCCGGCCACGGCCAGCCTGAACGACGGGGCCTGGCACTACCTGCTCAGCGCCACGGGCCAGGTAGTGGCGGCCTACAACTACAGCGGCGCGAGCCTGGGCAACCTGGCCATTGAACTGCTGCGGGCCGATGCCGCTCAGCCCGTGCGCCGCGACCCGCGCAACCGCGCCTACCTCGACCGCAACTGGCACCTGACGGCCAGCGCCGGCCGCTTCGACGGGCGCAGCGTGCAGCTGCGCCTCTACGGCCTGGCCGCCGAGCAGGCCCGCCTGCAGGCGGCCGACCCGGCCGCCACGCTGGCCGGGCTCAACGCCACGCAGTACAGCGGGGCTAACGAAGACTGCAGCCTGGCCAACAACGTGGCCAGCGCCGAGCACCGCACCCTGGCCGCCCCGGCCAGCGCGCCGGCCGGCACCGGCTGGTTCGTGGCCGAGCTCACGGTGGCCGACCACTTCTCGGAGTTCTACCTCACCAGCAGCGCCACCCCGCTGCCCGTGGAGCTGACGGCCTTCACGGCCCAGGCCAGCGGCCCCAGAGCCGTACGCCTGGCCTGGACCACCGCCTCGGAAAAGAACAGCCAGCAGTTCGACGTAGAGCGCAGCCTGAACGGCACCCGCTTCGAGCGCCTCGGCACGGTGGCCGCCGCCGGCAGCAGCACCAGCCCCCGCAGCTATGGCTTCAACGACAACCAGGTCCCCCGGACCCTAAGTCCCCAAGTCCCCCTTTACTACCGCCTGAAGCAGGTCGATGCCGACGGCACGTTTAGCTACTCGCCGGTGCGGGTGGTGACGCTGGCGGGCGCCGCTGAGGGGCTGGCCCTGTACCCGAACCCGGCCCACGGTGGCGGGGCCACCCTCACGGGCGCGCAGCCCGGCACGGTGGTCACGGTGCACGATGCGTTGGGCCGCCTCGTGGCCTCGGCGACTGCCGATGCCACGGGCACGGCCGCGCTGGCGCGGCCGGCCGGGCTGCCGGTGGGCGTGTACGTGGTGCGCAGCGGGGGCAAAGCCCTGCGCCTGACGGTGGAGTAAGAGCCCGCCGCCGGCACCCTAAAAAAAGCCGCCGTCCCCGTCCGGGGGCGGCGGCTTTTTTTAGGGTGCCGGCGGGCCGGGCCCCCGCATCAACATGCGATGCCGCCGCGTGGCCCCGGCCGGTACCTTTACGGCGGTACCGGTCTGGCCCGAATACCGGCCTTGGTTAAAAGTTTGGCACAAAATTTAATTGGGCTGGGTAACGGTGTGCTCCCAGTTGAAAGCCAACAGGGCCTCTATATCAAAGCGGAGCGAGTCCTTGAGGGCGTCGTCGGAAAAGTCAAACTCGCCGTGCAGGTTGATGTGCTGCCAGCTCACGGGTGAACTCGCCGCGATGGCATCGGCCACCGCCTGGCGCTCGGCCGCCGGGGCCTGAAAGAGATACTGGTTCAGGTACAGGCAATTCCAGCACACAATCACGTTTTGCACCACCTGTTTGCAGGCATTAGCGACCTGCTGTTCTTCCTTGCCGGCGTACGGAATCTGGCCGTTTTGGCCGTAGAACACGGCCCGCGCGAAGGTATGGGTGCTTTCGAGCTTATCCAACTGGTCGTCGATGCGCTTGCGCAGGCTTTGGTCGTCCATGTAGCGGAGCAGAAACTCGGTGCGCACCACCCGGCCCAGCTCGCGCAGGGCTAGGTAGACAGGGTGCTGCTGCGAGTAGGAATTGAGTCGGCGCAGCAGCGTGGAAGCCGTGACGTGCTTTTGCTTGAGGCTCACCACCAGCCGCAGCAGCGTATCCCACTGGGCCTCGATTAGGCCCTGGTCAATGTACTTGACCGGGGCCAGGCCGTAGGCGCTCAGGTCGGGCACGTCCACGCCGGCAAAGGCGTAGAGCTGCTGGTCCTGAAAGGATTGGATGCGCGGCGCGAATTCAATCCCTAGCAAGGCGGTGAGGGCGAAGTTGACTTCCGTAAAGCCGTGGGTATCCGTGCTGTGGATGGTGGACTCCACGACGTCGTTGTGCAGCAGGCCGTCGACCAAATAGGCGGCTTCGCGCTCGGACGAACTGAATGTGGTCGAGTAGAAGAGCCGGTGGCGGTCGTCGAGGAAGCCGTAGGAGACGATGCCCTTTTCCTGACCAAAATACTTGTACGAATGCGTGGCGTGAATCGAATCGACGGCCACGTAGTACTTCTGGCCATCGGAGGACGTGTGCACCGCTTCGGGGTGGCGTTGGAAGAGGCGGCTAACGGGCAGCTTGCCCGTCAGCGCGAGTACTGCATCGTTGGCCCGGCGCAGGTTGTCGAGCGAGAAATACCAGTTGACCGTGTTTTCCAGTGCGGACTGGGCCACGTGTTTGGTCGCGTGGGCCATGCGCGTCAGCCCCAGGTTGCAGCCGTAGGCCATGACCCCGGCGAAGAAGACCCGCTCGGCGGGACGAGGCGGACGGTTCCGGGGGCTCCAATGCGTGAGGCACTCGGTGAAGCGGCACTGCTGATTGACCGTGTGCAGCACCTCGTGCAGCGAAATCAGCCCCGGCCCGGGAAACAGCGGCCGCGCTACCGGGGCGTCCTCGTCCAGGGGCCGGGCGGGCGTCAGGAAGCGGGGGCGCCCATTGGCGCGCGCCCGCACGCCGGGGTTGGTGCCGGCGTCCAGCCGCTCACAGGTGCGGGCGAAAGCGGTGGCCAGTTTGGCTTGCCACTCGGCGAGCCAAGGCCCCGGCTCGCGCAGGTGCACGAGGTCCGTTTGCGCCAGCAACGCGTCCCGCTGCTGCTGCCAGGTGGCGGCCTCCAGCAGGTAGGTGTCGAAGGGGCGGTAGCGCAGCGAGTGGGCCAGGTTCAGCTTGCCGGCTTTCAGGTGGTCGGCTACGTGGCCGGCCAGCAGGGCCTTGTACAGGGAAACGGGGCTTCCGGCTTGCGCCAGGGCGGCCCGTTCCGCGGCTTTCAAAAAGGTCGTCGGGGGCTGAGCGTTCACCTGTCCATCCCGCGCCCGGTACTGGGCCAGGGCCTGCGCCAGCGGGCTATCGGCCGCGCCTTCGTAGGCCACGGTGCGTAAAATCTCGCCCAGCCGCCGCTGCAGGGCGCGCAAGCGCTCCTCTACGACCTGATAGTACGGGCCGATGCGGCTGCCCCCGCCTCCTTTGCGTAGCTGCTGCGCCGTGTGGCCCAGTTGCGCAAAATCTGCCACGGCCGGGGTTTGCAGCCAGGCCAGCAGGGCCGTCACCTTCTCCTCGTTGGTGCGCGCAAACGAAAAGGCCACTTCTTCCAACTGCGCCAGGGCTGCGCCGTGGCTGACCACCCCTTCCAGCACCTGGCGCAGCTGGCCGGCCGAGTCCTGCTGCTGGCGGTAGACGCGCTCCTGCGTTTCGCGCTGGGCGGCGTTGCGGTGGGTTTGCACGGCCTGCAGCAGCGTTTCGGTGAGCAGGTCGCCGACCTGGTAGTACTGGTAGACCACGAAGCAGAGCACCATCAGGTATTTTTTGTCGGCCTGCTGTTGCACCTGAAAAACCTGCGTCCGCTCGACGTAGCGGGCGTAGTAGCGCACGACCTCCTCCGATAAGTCTAGTGCCTGCACCACGGGGTACACCTGGGTGAACAGCGTCTGCAGCACGGCGTAGTCCTGCACATTGGCGCGGATAGCCATCGGGCGCATCACCTCCAGGCTGCGCTTGAGCGTGGTCAGGCGGTAGGGCCGGTGTGAATGGGCCGGGGCTTCCTCTTCCGTCGTAAACAAGGCGTCCAACTGCTGGCGCACGGCGGGTGTCAGGTGGTGGGCCAACTGCGTGGTGAGGTCCTGCTCGACCGTGCGGAAGGCCTCGGTGACCAGGACGGCCAGCGCCGCGTAGGTCGGCACTTCCCAGCGATGGGTGCGGATATAGTCGGCGGCGGAGTGAAATACGGCCATCGGATTCATTTGCTGGCGGGCAAAATGCGTCACCTGCTGGCGCACGGCGGCTTCGACCTGCTCGAAGGGCGGCACCCCGAATTGCTGCAGAATCTGCTCCCGATGGTTAAAGCGGGTGACCTTGTCGTAGCGCGCCCATTCAACTGCTCTCAGGCGATAGCGCTGCTGCACGTACGCCTGGTCAGCCGCCAGGAACCGGTCAACGGGAAAGAAGCGGCCGGTCGCCTTGAAGTAGCCGACCTGCAGCACGAAGCCGCCCCGGCTGTGCGGGGTCAGCAACGTGGCCAGGAACCTGGTGGCCCAGTCGGGCAAGGCGAAGAAGAGCTGCCGCTGGGGGTGATTGAAAACAGGTGGCTGGTCGAAGGCGCGACGCTGGGTCGCGTCGAGTAAAGGCAAGTGGCGGGCCATGAGCAGGAAGTAAATCCTAAAAGTAGCCGGCTGACTTGTACAGCGAAACGAACGTATTTCTGTACAAGTCAGCCGGCAGCGCCCGCTGGCATGAAGCCAAGCCAAAAAAAACCGATTTGGTACAGAAAACTTGTTCAGCAATCAAAGTACAATTAAGGATACCTTCGCAATGGTTAAACTGTACTTTGCCCCATGAAAATCGGCTACGCCCGCGTCTCGACCCGCGACCAGAACCTGGAATTGCAACTTGATGCCCTGACTAAAGCGGGCTGCGAAACTATCTACCAGGAAAAGGTATCCGGGGCCAGCGCCAGCCGCCCGG includes:
- a CDS encoding Tn3 family transposase, with the protein product MARHLPLLDATQRRAFDQPPVFNHPQRQLFFALPDWATRFLATLLTPHSRGGFVLQVGYFKATGRFFPVDRFLAADQAYVQQRYRLRAVEWARYDKVTRFNHREQILQQFGVPPFEQVEAAVRQQVTHFARQQMNPMAVFHSAADYIRTHRWEVPTYAALAVLVTEAFRTVEQDLTTQLAHHLTPAVRQQLDALFTTEEEAPAHSHRPYRLTTLKRSLEVMRPMAIRANVQDYAVLQTLFTQVYPVVQALDLSEEVVRYYARYVERTQVFQVQQQADKKYLMVLCFVVYQYYQVGDLLTETLLQAVQTHRNAAQRETQERVYRQQQDSAGQLRQVLEGVVSHGAALAQLEEVAFSFARTNEEKVTALLAWLQTPAVADFAQLGHTAQQLRKGGGGSRIGPYYQVVEERLRALQRRLGEILRTVAYEGAADSPLAQALAQYRARDGQVNAQPPTTFLKAAERAALAQAGSPVSLYKALLAGHVADHLKAGKLNLAHSLRYRPFDTYLLEAATWQQQRDALLAQTDLVHLREPGPWLAEWQAKLATAFARTCERLDAGTNPGVRARANGRPRFLTPARPLDEDAPVARPLFPGPGLISLHEVLHTVNQQCRFTECLTHWSPRNRPPRPAERVFFAGVMAYGCNLGLTRMAHATKHVAQSALENTVNWYFSLDNLRRANDAVLALTGKLPVSRLFQRHPEAVHTSSDGQKYYVAVDSIHATHSYKYFGQEKGIVSYGFLDDRHRLFYSTTFSSSEREAAYLVDGLLHNDVVESTIHSTDTHGFTEVNFALTALLGIEFAPRIQSFQDQQLYAFAGVDVPDLSAYGLAPVKYIDQGLIEAQWDTLLRLVVSLKQKHVTASTLLRRLNSYSQQHPVYLALRELGRVVRTEFLLRYMDDQSLRKRIDDQLDKLESTHTFARAVFYGQNGQIPYAGKEEQQVANACKQVVQNVIVCWNCLYLNQYLFQAPAAERQAVADAIAASSPVSWQHINLHGEFDFSDDALKDSLRFDIEALLAFNWEHTVTQPN